gggaatcggcctagccacattttaaggggacacgattcaatccatagcaaatgCCTTTACCcacttttttaattgggttgtttgtataTTTGTGGTTTGGTTGCAAaagttcttttctttgtttttttaaatttggatATGAGACCTTTATTAGATAGGGTTCCTGATAACTTTCTCCTCATGTGTACATTGTGTCTTTACTTTCTTCATATCTCCACATCTTTCTTATGTACCTTATCGCACAACTAGTAGGTAGCTATGCTAAAGGAATGAGGTCCCgaagaaataaaaaagcactCTAGAAACAGGTGCTGCATATGGAGGGAGAAGCAAGTTATTTGCTGTTTCTAAGGAAATCAAACTCCCTTAAAAGCCAGCCCCTTTTTCTTGATCAGGTTAGCAAATGTAGATAGCAAAAgcttgaagagttagctttgccCACCATACGCAGTGCTTCTCACGCTCTGGTGAACACTTGATTCGTCTGCAGAATCTCTAACAATCCCCAGGTCCAAGCCTCACGCAACACGGAGTAAATTTATATTTCTGGGCTGAGCACCCTTGTAAATTAAAGTTCACCAAGTGACCCATATGAGACAAATCAGTCCACAAGTAGTGCTTCTCACAACTTAATCTGCACATGAATCAATTGAGAATATTGCTATTTTGATGCAGTAGGGCTGGGTTGCACCTGAAAATGCATATTTCTAGCAAATTCTAGGTCCAAGAATAAACTGTGTGTATGAAAGTTATTTCTCATTATCCAGTTAATCAAACAAATGCATATTTATATGGACCTTTGGGGTTTAGATTATGTGCAAATAAAAACACCCACACAAAAAGTCATAATAGTGAACATTTTATTAACATTGAAGAAAATTTACAATACAACTTTACAGTAAATGTTAATAACAAACAAGATCAATAGATTATAACCAATGCTGGTTTCACTTAAACATTCCCACAGACTCAAAACCTTAGCCTCAGTACAGGGCACTGCTTCAATGAGACAGATCCCACTGATGGGTTCTTTAAGTCTTTCTAAAATCTAGTCATTTTCACACCAAATACACTTAATTACATAGCCTCCAGTGACATTATACTTGAACATTTACTCCCATATTGACTTACTTCCTTACAAAAAAACCTAAATTACAACAACTACTACAGGCCTGTTGCATAAGGTCCATATTATATActtaatatacaaaaataaaataggcAGTCTCGGCATGTCTGTCTTTGACAAGACCTGAGATTCCACCATTGCACTCACACCACATCTGAGGATGTGATTCAACAAATACACCCTGTTCCCTGCATCTTTCCCCTCTGTGCTTATTTAGTCATAATCACTTCGTGGGACACTGGAGGTTGAGGTCCCTACCATAGAGGTCTCACTCCCAGTCACTCTCCTTAAAAGGAAGCCAGAAGCCTCACTAGAATCCAGGAACTGTGTCGTCCACAATTCTCAAGAATCTAAGGGCTCCCTACAAGAGGTGTAGGCTACTCaggaaggagagaagtgggaGATGTTCTGAACCTGGAGCTCCACTGTCCATTTTCCATTCTTGTGAAGACAATTCTGAGTGGCTGTCGTAGAACATGGCTAGAAATTGGGGGTGGAAGGATAGGGCTGGTTTCAACAGTATTCAGTTGAGGTCTACTGTGCGGAGGCTGGAGGTCTGTCATCCTGGTAACTTGGGGTGGTCCTTTGGGTCCAAATTCACTTGTATTGGAAAGAGTCTGGCCAGCTCCCACaccaggtctctgactgctctgTTGGAGAATCTGGAGGGTCGTGAGTTTTGCTTTCTTCGCAGGATTCAAGCAAATCTGTACAGGGGTGTGGGCAGATCTTTTTCCTGCTGCCTGGATTCTAAGTGGAGAGTCCTGGCCCCCTCTACCTCTGGCAGACTGTGGACACTTTCTTTCTATCAGCAGGTTCTTCTCTGGCTTCCAGTGTCTTCTACCAACAGTCAGTTCTGGAATGATGTCCACAGACTCAGAGCTTTTATAAAGAGTCCCTCCTCCTACCTACTGACATCCTGACTCTCTTTAATTCAATCAAACATTGATTGTCTtctgacattaatgatatttttacTCATACAATGGAGAAGTTACAACAACCTAAGTAGATAATTTTATCTTGAGagtgatttattttaaatatgaaacAAATGGGAGAGTATCATCTAGACAGGATCCTGTATATTAAGTCTGTTCATCTGGCTTTAGAATTGaaacatttaaaatgaaatatttggcaTCAATTGCAATCCTTAAGAATGGAGCTAGTTTGAAATACTTCTTGCTCACAAAAGTAAAACCTCAGCATTAGATAAAGGAATTCAAACCATATCCGAAGGCTTTTTAGGAATTGCATTCATCACACCACAGTAATTTCTGAAAGGAATTTTTCTGTAGAGTCCAAAGATCCTGTCTTAAAagcatagtgaaaaaaaaaacaaaaaaacccaaaaccgttCCGCAATACTCCAGGTCAAGCCAGTCAAGGTCCTAGTTTTTGGTTGACTCAGCAGGTACCACCACCAGATCAACAACCCTATGTttatttggagtcctggtggcagaggggatgagaactcagctgctaatgttCTAGACAGAGAGAGGTCAAACTCTGCCCAAGCAGGATtcagcacttggcagctaacagacatCAGAGGTCCAACCATGTGAACATCAGCTTCCAAAAAGATGACtgtcttggaaagcctatgggcagATCTGTAGTGTCACatctgaatcaaaatcaacacctcaacaaggggtttgggttttttctttttgtatgaatGAAAGTATGGATGTATGCAAATATGCACatgcatacatgtatacataatgTTTATTTATCTTACTATCtcagtaaattttatttattctgcaACCAGTTTacagtgttcttccattttgtgagATTTCTTGCTTCTTGTAGATTGCGTCTTgcctcatcaatacaactgcctcaaacactgcttcattaacatcgttGATTTACATCACacaggaaaatcgcatcagatgacacaatgggggacaatcacacaatactgggaatcggcctagccacattttaaggggacacaattcaatccataacaaagtcctttgcccacttttttaattgggttctttgtatATTTGTGCTTTGGTTGCAAAAGTTCTTCTCTTTGTTGTTTTGAATTTGGATATGAGACCCTTATTAGATAGGGTTCCTGATACCTTTCTCTTCATGTGTACATTGTCTCTTTACTTTCTTCATATCTCCACATCTTTCTTATGCACCTTATCGCACAACTAGTAGGTGTCTATGCTAAAGGAATGAGGTCCCGGGAGAAATAAAAAAGCACTCTAGAAACAGGTGCTGCATATGGAGGGAGAAGCAAGTTATTTGCTATTCCTAAGGAAATCAAACTCCCTAAAGAGCCAGCCCCTTTTTCTTGATCAGGTGAGCAAATGTAGATAGCAACACAGTAAATTTCTATTTCTGGGCTAAGCACCTGTGTAAATTAAAGTTCACCAAGTGACTCATATGAGACAAGTCAGTCCCTAAGTAGTGCTTCTCACAACTTAATCTTCACATGAATCAATTGAGAATATTGCTATTTGGATGCAGTAGGGCTGGGTTGCACCTGAAAATGCGTATTTCAAGCAAATTCTAGGTCCAAGAATAAACTGTGTGTATGGAAGTTCTTCTTACTATCCGGTTAATCAAACAAATGCATATTTATATGGACCTTTGGGGTTTAGATTATGTGCAAATAAAAATACCCACACAAAATGTACCTGTGAACATTTTATTAACATTGAAGAAAATTTACAATACAACTTTCCAGTAAATGTAAATAACAAAAAAGATCAATAGAATATTCCCAATGCTGGTTTCCACTTACACTTTCCCACAGAGTCAAAATCTTAGCCTCAGTACACGGCACTGCTTAAATCAGACAGATCCCACTGATGGGTTCTTTAAGTCTTTCCAAAACTTACTCACTTTCACATCAAATACAATGAATTACATAGCTTCCAGTGACAGTATACTTGAATATTTACTCCCATGTTGACTTAGTTCCTATCAAAATAACTAAATTACAACAACTATTTACTATAGACCTGTTGCATAAGGTCCATATTATATACAACTTAATATGCAAAATTAAAATAGGCAGTCTCGGCATGTCTGtcttttgacaatacctgagagtCCACCATTGCACTCCCACCACATCTGAGGATGTGATTCAACAAATACACCCTGTTCTCCGCATCTTTCCCCTCTGTGCTCATTTAGTCACAATCCATTGATGTGAGGCTTGAGGCTGAGGGTCCCTACCATAGAGGTCTCACTCCCAGTCACTCCCCTTAAAAGGAGGCCAGAAGCCTCACTACAATCCAGGAACTCTGTCTCTCACAATTCTCAAGAACCTAAGGGCTCCTACAAGAGGTGTACGCTACTCAGGAGGGAGAGAGGTGGGAGATGTTCTGAACCTGGAGCTCCACTGTCCATTTTCCAGTCTTGTGAAGACAATTCTGAGTGGCTGTCGTGCAACAGAGCTAGAAAGTGGGGGTGGAAGGATAGGGCTGGTTTCGACAGTATTCAGTTGAGGTCTACTGTGTGGCGGCTGGAGGTCAGTCATCCCGGTGACTTGGGGTGGCCCGTTGGGTACAAATTCAGTTGAATTGGAGAGAGGCTGGCCAGCTCCTACATCAGGTCTCTTTCTGCTCTGTTGCACAATCTGGAGGGTTGTGAGTTTTGCTTTCTTTGCAGGATTCAAGCAGTTCTGTTCGGGGGTCTGGGCAGATCTTTTTCCTGGTGCCTGAATGCTGAGTGGAGCATCCTGGCCCCTTCTACCTCTGGCAGGCTGTGGACTGAATTTTGAGATGCTATCAGGACCCTGGGCTTGTGCCTTGGGGCTGAGGACATGGCCCAGGGCAAGGGTTTTTGAGGCTGGCTGGGAAACATAAGCACAAGCATCACATCTGTTGTCTGTTGTCTTGGCCAGGACGGTAGAGTCCTGgccaaagtgtttggttgctgGCTGAGAAGAGCCAGTGATAACCACTTCTTCTTTAGTTTGTCCGTGAGATGAGAAGAAGCTTGGATCGTGATCTTGGATAGGAGACCTTTCAAGGAAGATGGATTTCTGGTCAGGTTTCCTTACATGTGGCCAGTTTCTGAGAGAAGGGTCCAAGGCAGATCG
The Loxodonta africana isolate mLoxAfr1 chromosome 21, mLoxAfr1.hap2, whole genome shotgun sequence DNA segment above includes these coding regions:
- the LOC104847360 gene encoding protein FAM90A5-like; translated protein: MKENTEPKKSQEPQTLWPFNNLEREKEQRQRQGEYDRKALLQKFPKRPEGKQQQNWKESTESFDYLRHPCRPMPVHTTKMRSALDPSLRNWPHVRKPDQKSIFLERSPIQDHDPSFFSSHGQTKEEVVITGSSQPATKHFGQDSTVLAKTTDNRCDACAYVSQPASKTLALGHVLSPKAQAQGPDSISKFSPQPARGRRGQDAPLSIQAPGKRSAQTPEQNCLNPAKKAKLTTLQIVQQSRKRPDVGAGQPLSNSTEFVPNGPPQVTGMTDLQPPHSRPQLNTVETSPILPPPLSSSVARQPLRIVFTRLENGQWSSRFRTSPTSLPPE